GCCGTGCTGGGCCGCCTGTTCGTGTCGCCCACCGCGCACGGACACGGACTGGGTGCCGCCCTGATGGCCCGGGCCGTCGCGGAGGCCCGGGCGCGCGGTCTGCATCCGGTGCTCGACGTCGTCGTCTCCAACACGGCGGCGACGGCCCTGTACGAGCGGCTCGGCTGGGAGCTGCTGGCCGTGGTGGAGCAGCGCTGGGCGCCGGACCAGCTGGTGTCCCTGGGGTGTTGGGCCGCTCCCTAGACATCGCGGTTGCGCAACCCTCTCGCAACCTTGGCCGTGGTGCCCTGGACGGCATGGACGAGGAGATCCCGCGCGTCGAAGTCACCCCGGCCGCCGCCGACCTGCTGCGCGCCCTGCGGGCCACGCACGGCCCGCTGATGTTCCATCAGTCCGGCGGCTGCTGCGACGGCAGCGCGCCCATGTGCTACCCGGAAGGCGAGTTCCGCACCGGTGACTCCGATGTCCTGCTGGCGGAGCTGGAGGTGGAGGGGGTGCCGGAGCCGGTGACGTTCTGGATGTCGCGCGGCCAGTACGCGGCCTGGAGCCACACCCGGCTGATCGTGGACGTCGTAACCGGTCGCGGCAGCGGTTTCTCGCTGGAGGCACCCGAGGGGGTGCGTTTTCTCACCCGTTCTCGCGTAGTCGACGCGTAGTCGCTGCGCGGACCACCGCGGTCTGCTGCACTTCCCCTGAGCGTTCGGAGAGTTGACGAGACCTCAGGGGGCAGCGTGACGCGCCGTCAGAAGCGTTCCACGGCAGGCAGATCCATACTCTCTTTCGTCACGGTACTGGGCGCGCTGGCCGGTGCCGCCCTGGTGGGGGCGGCACCGGCCGGCGCCGTACCCACGGCCACCGCGATCGCGCGGGGTGTCACCTACCGGCAGTTCGACGTCCAGGGAAGCAAGGGGCCGGCCCACGCGCACCTGCTCACCGTCGACCTGCGCGATCCGCACGTACGGCTCGGCCTGCTGTATCCGGGGGCGGTCGCCGCCCGGGCCACGGTCTCCCGGCTGGCCGACGCGCAGGGCGCCGTCGCGGGCGTCAACGGCGACTTCTTCGACATCTCGGAGACCCAGCACCCGGGCGTCGAGGCCACCGGTTCCACCGACGGGCCCGCGATCGCCGCCGAGCACGTCCTGAAGGCGGCGGTGCCCGACGGGCAGCGCTTCGGCCCGGCACTGCCACCCGGCACCAGCACCCGGGACGTGTTCGGCGTGGGCGTCGACCGCAGGGCGCGGCTGGACGGCCTGGCCCTCAAGGGCGCGATCCGTACACCGGCCGGACGCCTGCCGCTGGGCGGCCTCAACCAGTTCGCGCTGCCCGAGAACACGATCGGCGCGTTCACCTCGGACTGGGGTGCGGTCTCCCGGGCCCGCGCGACCTGCGGCACCGACACCGACCGGGGCGCCGCGTGCAGCACGGACACCTACGAGGTCACCGTCCGGCGTGGCCGGGTCGTGGCGGTGGCCGACGCCCCGGGCCGCGGCCCCATCGCCGCGGGCACCACGGTGCTCGTCGGCCGGGAGGAGGGTGCCCGGCAGCTGCGGAAGTTCACCGAGGGCGAGCCGGTGAAGGTGACGCACCGCCTGGTCGCGGCCCACTCCAAGGTCGCCTACCGCTTCGCTCTCGGCGGCTATCCCGTCCTCAGGCGGGGACAGCCGCTGCCCGGACTGGACGGCACCACCGCGGCCGTCCGCACGGCCGTCGGCATCGCGGACGGCGGCAGGCGGCTGCTGCTGTTCGCGCTGGACGGCGCGCCCGACTACCGCAAGGGTCTGACGATCGCGGAAGTGGCTTCGGAAATGCGGGAGTTGGGGGCGGTCGACGCGTTCAGCCTGGACGGCGGCGGCTCCACCACGCTGGTCGCGCGCGCTCCGGGCTCGAGCACGGTGACCGTGCGCAACCATCCCTCCGGCGACGCGGAACGCCCGGTGCCGAACGGCATCGGCGTGTTCACGACTCCCTGACCGCGGCCGGCCGGGCTCAGGGGCGCAGGCTGCCGACGATGTCGGCGGTCGCCGTGATGCCGCTGTGGATGGTGGGCGCCATGCTCGTGCCGGCGAGGAAGAACCCCAACAGCGCGCAGACCAGGGCATGGGAGAACTTCAGCCCGCCGCTGCGCAGGAAGATCACCGCCAGGATCAGGAGCAGCAGCACCACAGAGATGGAAATCGCCATCGTCAACCTCCTCCGCCACGCCCGTTTCGCGGCGTTCGGCCGCAAGTGTGGCGTAGCGGAGGGCCGGTCGGCACGGCTGACCTGTCCGCCGAACGTGTGGTTCTACGGCTTCCTGCGGGCGTCGAGGAAGGCTTCGAGGCCGGCGAGGTCGTCGGTGTTGAAGTAGTCGACGCCCGCGTCCAGCAGTTCGGTCCACAGCGCGTCCCGGGCGGGGCCGGCCAGGTCCGGGGTGTTCCAGAAGCGGACCTTCTGCCCGGCCGCGTGCGCCTGGGCGAGGATCGCGCGCAGCTTCTGCCGCTCGGCGTCGGGGAAGGCCCCCTCGCCGAGCCAGGTGAAGTTGACCTGCCAGTTGTCGCTGATCAGCGGGATGAAGGAGGCGGGCGCCGAGGTGCCGAGGTCGGTGAGCCGGCCGTCGTAGAAGGCACGGCGCACGCTCTGCGCCTCCATGGGCGTGCGGGCCGCCCGGTCCCCGGAGATGACGTTGGTGACCGCGCCGGGGTACAACCGGCCGTGGGCGTAGGTCGTGAACAGGTGCCTGTAGCGGGCGAGGTGGCGGTCGAGTTCGAGGTAGGTCGAGGATCCCTCGGTCTTGATGTCGATGAGCAGTTGCAGCGGCTTGCGGTAACCGCGGTACACGGAGCCGTGGTTGGTCTTGACGAGGGTGGCCAGCGGGTCGAGGTAGAGCGATTCCAGCGTGCGGGTCGGGTCGAGGTCGCTCTCGGTGTGGCCGATCAGGAGCTGGTCGCCGACGAGGAAGATGTCGGCCTCGACGCTGCCGAAGCGGTGGTCCAGGGCGTCGAAGAGGGGGCGGGGGTGCTCGTAGTCGTTGTGGGCGTGGGCGCGCCACAACGGGGCTCTGCGATGCCCGTGTTCGGCGGCGAACGCGCTGCCCGCGGGCGGGGCGAGGACGGCTGCGAGTGTGGCACCCAAGGCGGTGAGGGCTCTGCGACGGGTGACGAGGGCCATGTTCTGCCTCCCTGTGGGGCGGGTCGGAACCACAGGGAGTATGGGGCCGCCGAGGCCTCAAAGTATCTGCACATGCCAGGAGTTGGCCGGACCGCCGTCGTCCGTTCACTCCTTCCGCCGAGCGCGCGAAGAAGCCCGCCCCAGGTGGGGCGGGCTTCACCGGAGGATGCTCAGGGGGTCGGCAGGTCGACGAGTTCGGCCACCGCGGACCGGTGCGCACCGGCCGTGCCGTACGCGATCGAGTCGGCCTTGGCGCGCTTGAGATACAGATGGATCGGATGCTCCCAGGTCATGCCGATGCCGGCGTGCAGTTGCAGCGCCTCCTCGGCGGCGTGCACGGCGACGGGCGCCGCGTAGGCCTGGGCGACGGCGACGGCCAGGTCGACGTCCTCGCCGTTCGCGAGCGCGTCGGCGGCGTTGCGGGCGGCGGCGCGGAGGTTGACGACCTCCAGCCACAGCTGGGCGAGCCGGTGCTTGAGCGCCTGGAACCCGCCGACGGGCCGGTTGAACTGCTTGCGCTCCTTGAGGTAGCGCACCGTCTCGGTCAACGCCCACTCGGCGAGGCCGAGTTGCTCGGAGGCGAGCAGTCCGGCGCCGGCGCGCAGGGCCCGTCGTACGGCGGGCTCGGCGTCACCGAGGCGGCGGCCAGGAGCGCCGGTGAGGACGACGGCGGCCAGCGGCCGGGTGAGGTCGAGGGAGACCTGCGGGGTGACGGTCGCGTCGGACGCCGCCACCGCGTACAGCCCGCCGTCCTCGGCCGGCACGAGCAGGACGTCGGCCGCCGCCGCGTCCGCGATGCCGGTCAGTTCCCCGTGCAGGGTGCCGTTCTCCAGCCGTGCGGCGGCGAAGGCGGTGCCCGGGGCCCGGTGCAGCCCGACCGCGAGGGCCGCGACGGCCCGCCCGGAGGCCAGCCGGCCGAGCAACTCCTCGTCACCGCACTCCAGCAGGGCCTCGGTGGCGACGACCGCGCTGCTGAGGTACGGCACGGGGGCGACGGCCCGCCCCAGCTCCTCCAGGACGACCGCCACTTCGCGGTGGCCGGCGCCCTGCCCGCCCAGTGCCTCGGGCACCAGCAGGCCCGCGAGGCCCATTCCGTCGGCGAGGGCCTTCCAGGCGGCGGGGTCGTGCGGGGTGTCGGACTCGGTGCGCGCGATGACGCCGGGCGCGTCGCAGTGGTCGGCGAGCAGATCCCGTACGGCGGACCGGAGCGCCTCTTCCTCCTCGGAGTACAGCAGGTCGGTCATCGGGCCAGGTCCTTCCAGGCGACGTCCTTGTCGGTGCGCGGCTCGGCGGGCAGGCCCAGGACGCGCTCGGCGACGATGTTCAGCAGGACCTCGCTGGTCCCGCCCTCGATGCTGTTGCCCTTGGAGCGGAGGTAGCGGTAGCCGGCGTCACGGCCGGTGAAGTCCACCAGCTCGGGCCGCCGCATGGTCCAGTCGTCGTACAACAGGCCCTCTTCGCCGCGGAGTTCGACCTCCAGGCCGCTGATCTCCTGGTTGAGGCGGGCGAAGGCGAGCTTCATTCCGGCACCCTCCGGACCGGGCTGGCCGGCCACGAGCTGCTGGCGCAGCCGCTCGGCGGTGAGGCGGGCGACCTCGGACTCGACCCACAGCTTCAGCAGCCGCTGGTGCAGGTCGTGGGTACGCAGTTCGGGCCGCTCGCGCCAGGTCTTGGCGGCCGGGGCGATCATGCCTCCCTCGCGGGGCAGGCGCATGCCGCCGATGGCGACGCGCTCGTTGTTGAGCGTGGTCTGCGCGACCCGCCAGCCGTCGCCGATCTCGCCGAGGCGGCGGGAGTCGGGGATGCGGACGTCGGTGAGGAAGACCTCGTTGAACTCGGCCTCTCCGGTGATCTGCCGCAGCGGGCGGACGTCGACGCCGGGGTCGGTCATGTCGCACAGGAAGTAGGTGATGCCCGCGTGCTTGGGCACGGCCGGGTCGGTGCGGGCGATGAGGATGGCCCAGCGGGCGAGGTGGGCGCTGGAGGTCCACACCTTCTGCCCGTTGACGACCCAGTTCTCCCCCTCCCGGACGGCCCGCGTGCCGAGCGCGGCCAGGTCGGAGCCGGCGCCGGGCTCGCTGAAGAGCTGGCACCAGACCTCCTCGCCGGTCCACAGGGGACGCAGATACCGCTGCTTCTGCTCCTCGGTGCCGTACTTGAGGATGGTCGGCGCGGCCATGCCCAGGCCGATGCCGATCCGGCGGGGGTCGTTGTCGGGGGCGCCTGCGGCCTCCAGCTCGGCATCCACGACGACCTGCAGGGAGCGGGGCGCGCCGAGGCCGCCGAGGCCCTGCGGGTAGTGCACCCAGGCCAGTCCCGCGTCGAAGCGGGCGCGCAGGAAGTCGAGCCGGTCGGTGGTGGCCGGCGGGTGTGCCGCCAGCAACTCGGTGGTGCGGCGCCGGAGTTCGGCTGCGTCGACGGTCATGCGGCGGCTCCGTTCGCGAGGGACGGGACGACGACGACCCGGCCGGTGGTGACGCCGTCGCCGACGCGCTGCACGGCGGCGGCCGCCTCGCCGAGCGGTACGCGCTCGCTCACCAGCGGCTTGACGGCGCCCCGGGCAGCCAGTTCGGTGAGCTGCTCGTGGCAGTGCAGGACCAGCTTCGGGTTCTTGGTGTTGTACAGACCCCAGTGCAGGCCGAGGATCGAGTAGTTCTTCACCAGGGCGTGGTTGAGCCCCGGGCTGGGAATGGAGCCACTGGCGAAGCCCACGACCACGATCCGGCCCTCGAAGGCGACGACCTTGGTGGACTGGGTGTAGGCCTCGCCGCCGACCGGGTCGTAGATCACGTCGGCGCCCCGGCCGCCCGTCGCCTCCTTGACCGCGGCGACGACGTCATCGCTCTTGCGGTCGACGACCACGTCACAGCCCAGCTCGCGGGCCACGGCGGCCTTTTCGGCGCCGCCGACGACACCGATGACCGTCGCACCGGCCGCCTTGCCGAGCTGCACGGCCGCGCTGCCCACCCCGCCCGCGGCGGCGTGGACGAGCAGCGTCTCGCCGGCCTCCAGGCGGGCGCGGCGGTGCAGGCCGAACCAGCCGGTCTGGTAGCCGATGTGCAGCGCGGCGGCCTCGGCGTCGTCCAGCGAGTCCGGTGCGGGCAGTACGGCGGCGGCGTCCGCGACGGCGTACTCGGCGAAACCGCCGTACGGCAGTGCGGGGTTGGCCAGCACCCGGCGGCCGTCCTCCGTCTCGCCGCAGATCTCCACGCCCGGCGTGAACGGCAGCGGCGGGCGCACCTGGTAGTGGCCGCGGGCCATCAGCACGTCCGGGAAGTTGATGTTGGCGGCCCGCACCTTCAGCAGCACCTGGCCGTCGCCGGGGGTGGGCGCCTGGACGTCCTGGAGCCGCATCACCTCACTCGGCTCGCCGAGCTCGTGCACTTGCCATGCCTGCATGCGGTGCCTCCACGGGACAGCGTCGTCGGACCGGGGTCTTGACCGGGATCCACCGCATACTAAGCGGTCGCTTGCCGCGGAGGGAACAGCACTGCCGGGAACGTCACACCACGGCTACCGCGCCGGGGGCCGAGTGCCGTCCGATCGCTCCCGCACCTTGGCGACGGCCGCCGCCATCTGCTGCTGCACCGCTCCGGACAGCTGGGCTCCGTCGACGGCCCCCACCAGGTCCTGGGCGAGTTGATGGAGCTTGGTGTTGCTGTTCTGGGAGGCGGTGACGAGTACGGCCCAGGCGGCATCCGCGCTCAGACCGAAGGTCGCCATCAGGATGCCGCGGGCCACGTCGATGGCGGGCCGGGTCCGCATGGCCCGGCGCAGCTGGTCAACCTCCGTGCGCAGCTCCTGATCGACGTTCGCGCGCCGGACCGGGGCCTCGGCGACGGGCTCGTCGCGCCGCCGGCCGGGGGCGGAGGACGCGAACAGCTCGCGGGTGCCGGTCAGTTCGAACAGCCGGGTCACCGCCGGGCTGCAGGCCCGTACACCGATGGTCTTGCCCTGGGCGAGGGCTTGTCGCCGCAGGTCGAGAAGGAGGTTCAGGCCGCCGCAGTCGCAGAAGCCGACCGCGGTCAGGTCCAGGTCGAGACCGGCGGCCGAGCGGTCGAGGACGTCACCGAGCGCGGTCCGGAGCCCGGTGCCGCCGACGTCGAGCTCGCCGTGCACGGTGACGAGCACGCGGTCGCCGTCGGCGACGGACTCGATCGTGGCCAGACAGGGCACACCGCTTCGTGGGCCGTCGTCGGACACCTGGTCTGGGGACTCCTCTGCGGTGAGGGGCTGCGCCGAGTCCGCGGATTCCGGCATGGCCCTTCTCCCTCGTGTACGTGTCTGCATGGCACCCTCAGATTCCCTCGGCTGCCCCAAGCACGTCAACCAATACACGAAATCGAGTTCGGGTTTTTGAATACGTGAATGTCCGCTCGCTAGAGTGGGGGCATGGATGGAGTGCCCGAGCCACACACCGGATGGACGTTTCTGACGAATCACGCACGCGTGCTGGCCGCGATCGCCGACAACCAGAGCGCCAGGATCCGTGACATCGCCGCACACTGCCGGCTGACCGAACGCGCAGTTCAGAAGATCATTTCCGATCTGGAACGGGACGGCTACCTCTCCCATGTCCGGGAGGGCCGCACCAACACCTACCGCATCGAACCGAGCATGGTGCTGCGCCACCCGGCCGAGGCCGGGCTGACCGTGGCGTCCCTGCTGTCCGTGCTGGCCCGGGCCGAGGCCGACCGCACCACTCCCGGCAACCGGCCGCACGCCCCGGCCTGACCCGCCGGCGCGACCGCGCACTCCGGGCCGCTCACGCCCGCTTCGGCCGCGCCCGCACGTGCATCCGCTCGCCCTGCGGCCCGAACAGGCTCAGGAACTCCACCGGCCCCTCCCCGGTCGAGCCGAACCAGTGCGGCACCCGGGTGTCGAACTCGGCCGCCTCCCCGGCCGCCAGCACCACGTCGTGCTCGCCGAGCACCACCCGCAGCCGCCCGGACAGCACGTACATCCACTCGTAGCCCTCGTGGGTGCGCGGCTCGGGTTCCTCCGTGCTGCGGGGCACCAGCACCTTGAAGGCCTGCAGTC
Above is a genomic segment from Streptomyces sp. SLBN-31 containing:
- a CDS encoding DUF779 domain-containing protein, whose translation is MDEEIPRVEVTPAAADLLRALRATHGPLMFHQSGGCCDGSAPMCYPEGEFRTGDSDVLLAELEVEGVPEPVTFWMSRGQYAAWSHTRLIVDVVTGRGSGFSLEAPEGVRFLTRSRVVDA
- a CDS encoding phosphodiester glycosidase family protein; protein product: MTRRQKRSTAGRSILSFVTVLGALAGAALVGAAPAGAVPTATAIARGVTYRQFDVQGSKGPAHAHLLTVDLRDPHVRLGLLYPGAVAARATVSRLADAQGAVAGVNGDFFDISETQHPGVEATGSTDGPAIAAEHVLKAAVPDGQRFGPALPPGTSTRDVFGVGVDRRARLDGLALKGAIRTPAGRLPLGGLNQFALPENTIGAFTSDWGAVSRARATCGTDTDRGAACSTDTYEVTVRRGRVVAVADAPGRGPIAAGTTVLVGREEGARQLRKFTEGEPVKVTHRLVAAHSKVAYRFALGGYPVLRRGQPLPGLDGTTAAVRTAVGIADGGRRLLLFALDGAPDYRKGLTIAEVASEMRELGAVDAFSLDGGGSTTLVARAPGSSTVTVRNHPSGDAERPVPNGIGVFTTP
- a CDS encoding phosphatidylinositol-specific phospholipase C/glycerophosphodiester phosphodiesterase family protein, with the protein product MALVTRRRALTALGATLAAVLAPPAGSAFAAEHGHRRAPLWRAHAHNDYEHPRPLFDALDHRFGSVEADIFLVGDQLLIGHTESDLDPTRTLESLYLDPLATLVKTNHGSVYRGYRKPLQLLIDIKTEGSSTYLELDRHLARYRHLFTTYAHGRLYPGAVTNVISGDRAARTPMEAQSVRRAFYDGRLTDLGTSAPASFIPLISDNWQVNFTWLGEGAFPDAERQKLRAILAQAHAAGQKVRFWNTPDLAGPARDALWTELLDAGVDYFNTDDLAGLEAFLDARRKP
- a CDS encoding acyl-CoA dehydrogenase family protein, which encodes MTDLLYSEEEEALRSAVRDLLADHCDAPGVIARTESDTPHDPAAWKALADGMGLAGLLVPEALGGQGAGHREVAVVLEELGRAVAPVPYLSSAVVATEALLECGDEELLGRLASGRAVAALAVGLHRAPGTAFAAARLENGTLHGELTGIADAAAADVLLVPAEDGGLYAVAASDATVTPQVSLDLTRPLAAVVLTGAPGRRLGDAEPAVRRALRAGAGLLASEQLGLAEWALTETVRYLKERKQFNRPVGGFQALKHRLAQLWLEVVNLRAAARNAADALANGEDVDLAVAVAQAYAAPVAVHAAEEALQLHAGIGMTWEHPIHLYLKRAKADSIAYGTAGAHRSAVAELVDLPTP
- a CDS encoding acyl-CoA dehydrogenase family protein produces the protein MTVDAAELRRRTTELLAAHPPATTDRLDFLRARFDAGLAWVHYPQGLGGLGAPRSLQVVVDAELEAAGAPDNDPRRIGIGLGMAAPTILKYGTEEQKQRYLRPLWTGEEVWCQLFSEPGAGSDLAALGTRAVREGENWVVNGQKVWTSSAHLARWAILIARTDPAVPKHAGITYFLCDMTDPGVDVRPLRQITGEAEFNEVFLTDVRIPDSRRLGEIGDGWRVAQTTLNNERVAIGGMRLPREGGMIAPAAKTWRERPELRTHDLHQRLLKLWVESEVARLTAERLRQQLVAGQPGPEGAGMKLAFARLNQEISGLEVELRGEEGLLYDDWTMRRPELVDFTGRDAGYRYLRSKGNSIEGGTSEVLLNIVAERVLGLPAEPRTDKDVAWKDLAR
- a CDS encoding NADPH:quinone oxidoreductase family protein; the encoded protein is MQAWQVHELGEPSEVMRLQDVQAPTPGDGQVLLKVRAANINFPDVLMARGHYQVRPPLPFTPGVEICGETEDGRRVLANPALPYGGFAEYAVADAAAVLPAPDSLDDAEAAALHIGYQTGWFGLHRRARLEAGETLLVHAAAGGVGSAAVQLGKAAGATVIGVVGGAEKAAVARELGCDVVVDRKSDDVVAAVKEATGGRGADVIYDPVGGEAYTQSTKVVAFEGRIVVVGFASGSIPSPGLNHALVKNYSILGLHWGLYNTKNPKLVLHCHEQLTELAARGAVKPLVSERVPLGEAAAAVQRVGDGVTTGRVVVVPSLANGAAA
- a CDS encoding ANTAR domain-containing protein codes for the protein MPESADSAQPLTAEESPDQVSDDGPRSGVPCLATIESVADGDRVLVTVHGELDVGGTGLRTALGDVLDRSAAGLDLDLTAVGFCDCGGLNLLLDLRRQALAQGKTIGVRACSPAVTRLFELTGTRELFASSAPGRRRDEPVAEAPVRRANVDQELRTEVDQLRRAMRTRPAIDVARGILMATFGLSADAAWAVLVTASQNSNTKLHQLAQDLVGAVDGAQLSGAVQQQMAAAVAKVRERSDGTRPPAR
- a CDS encoding helix-turn-helix domain-containing protein, which produces MDGVPEPHTGWTFLTNHARVLAAIADNQSARIRDIAAHCRLTERAVQKIISDLERDGYLSHVREGRTNTYRIEPSMVLRHPAEAGLTVASLLSVLARAEADRTTPGNRPHAPA